In a genomic window of Flavobacterium sp. KACC 22761:
- the mfd gene encoding transcription-repair coupling factor, with protein MSKNALYTTYDNLPKAQQIATSLLEGNQIKMNFSGLLGSAVSFLIRSVFRKTELPFLIVLDNKEEAAYYLNDLEQMIGEQDVLFYPASFRRPYQIDETDNANVLLRAEVLNRINSRKKPAIIVTYPEALFEKVVTRRELDKNTLKVALNDKISIDFINEVLFEYEFKRVDFITEPGEFSVRGGIVDVFSFSNDHPYRIEFFGNEVDSIRTFDVETQLSVETHKKITIIPNVENKLFQENRESFLDYIAEKTVLFIQNTEGLFSQLDKQFARAEEAFEKLSKEIKHATPEQLFLNQASFIKRSLDFSVVELASRPVYKTTKKFEFHIQPQPSFNKQFDLLLNNLSDNHFNGYVNYLFCSNDTQAKRFHDIFESLDEANSENIRKHYHTIVLPLYQGFIDEENQITAYTDHQIFERYHKFNIKNGYSKKQNITLKELTALSVGDYVTHIDHGIGKFGGLQKIQVEGKTQEAIKLVYADNDIVYVSIHSLHKISKYNGKDGTPPKIYKLGSNAWKVLKQKTKARVKHIAFNLIQLYAKRRLEKGFQFAPDSYLQNELESSFIYEDTPDQMKSTAEVKADMESDRPMDRLVCGDVGFGKTEVAIRAAFKAVDNSKQVAVLVPTTILAYQHYRTFSERLKDMPVTIGYLNRFRTAKQKTQTLKDLAEGKLDIVIGTHQLVNKNVVFKDLGLLIVDEEQKFGVNVKDKLKTIAANVDTLTLTATPIPRTLQFSLMAARDLSVITTPPPNRYPIETNVVGFNEEIIRDAISYEIQRNGQVFFINNRIENIKEVAGMIQRLVPNARVGIGHGQMDGAKLEELMLGFMNGDFDVLVATTIIESGLDVPNANTIFINNANNFGLSDLHQMRGRVGRSNKKAFCYFICPPYSSMTEDARKRIQALEQFSELGSGFNIAMKDLEIRGAGDLLGGEQSGFINEIGFDTYQKIMNEAIEELKENEFKDLYPEENDIDTKEYVKDIQIDADFELLFPDEYINNVSERLVLYNELGAIKDEAGLQEFEKKLIDRFGPLPKPAVALLNSIRIKWIATKVGIEKLVLKQGKMIGYFVSDQQSDYYQSVKFRNVLNFVQKHSNLCKMKEKQTVNGLRLLLTFENVKSIKRALELMELFEE; from the coding sequence TTGAGTAAGAACGCCTTATATACCACATACGATAATCTGCCAAAAGCGCAGCAGATTGCGACAAGCTTGCTAGAAGGGAATCAGATAAAAATGAACTTTAGTGGCTTGTTGGGATCGGCGGTTTCATTTTTAATACGTTCTGTTTTCAGAAAAACTGAGCTGCCTTTTCTGATAGTTTTAGACAACAAAGAAGAAGCGGCGTATTATTTGAATGATTTAGAACAAATGATTGGTGAGCAAGATGTTTTGTTTTATCCAGCTTCATTTCGTCGTCCGTACCAAATTGATGAAACCGATAATGCCAATGTTCTGCTTCGTGCTGAGGTTTTAAACCGAATCAATTCGCGTAAAAAACCAGCGATAATTGTTACGTATCCAGAAGCGCTTTTTGAAAAAGTAGTAACAAGAAGAGAACTCGATAAAAACACCTTAAAAGTAGCTTTAAATGATAAAATTTCGATTGATTTTATCAACGAAGTTTTGTTTGAATACGAATTCAAGAGAGTAGATTTTATTACCGAGCCTGGAGAGTTTTCAGTTCGTGGAGGAATTGTCGATGTGTTCTCTTTCTCAAATGATCATCCGTATCGAATTGAGTTTTTTGGAAATGAAGTAGACAGCATCCGAACTTTTGATGTTGAAACGCAATTATCTGTTGAAACGCATAAAAAAATCACGATTATCCCGAATGTCGAAAACAAACTTTTTCAGGAAAACCGTGAGAGTTTCTTAGATTATATTGCTGAAAAAACAGTTCTTTTCATTCAAAATACTGAAGGACTTTTTAGTCAATTAGATAAACAATTTGCGAGGGCTGAAGAAGCTTTTGAGAAATTGTCGAAAGAAATAAAACACGCTACGCCAGAACAATTGTTTTTAAATCAGGCGTCATTTATAAAAAGATCTTTGGATTTTTCAGTTGTAGAATTGGCTTCAAGACCTGTTTATAAAACCACTAAGAAATTCGAATTTCATATTCAGCCTCAGCCATCTTTCAACAAACAATTTGATTTGTTGCTGAATAATCTGAGCGATAATCATTTTAATGGATACGTGAATTATCTGTTTTGTTCAAATGACACTCAGGCCAAACGTTTTCATGATATTTTTGAATCTTTGGATGAAGCCAATTCAGAAAATATCAGGAAACACTATCATACCATTGTATTGCCTTTATACCAAGGTTTTATTGATGAAGAAAACCAAATAACGGCTTATACCGATCATCAGATTTTTGAGCGTTATCATAAATTCAACATCAAAAACGGATATTCGAAAAAGCAAAACATAACCCTTAAAGAATTAACCGCACTTTCCGTTGGCGATTATGTAACACATATCGATCACGGAATTGGGAAATTTGGCGGTTTACAGAAAATTCAGGTGGAAGGCAAAACGCAGGAAGCTATAAAATTGGTTTATGCCGATAATGATATTGTTTATGTGAGCATTCACTCGCTTCATAAAATTTCCAAATACAACGGAAAAGACGGAACGCCTCCCAAAATCTATAAATTAGGTTCGAACGCCTGGAAAGTTTTAAAACAAAAAACCAAAGCGCGCGTCAAACATATTGCCTTTAACTTAATTCAGTTGTATGCAAAACGACGTTTGGAAAAAGGTTTTCAATTTGCACCTGATAGTTACTTGCAAAACGAATTGGAAAGTTCGTTTATTTACGAAGATACGCCAGATCAAATGAAATCAACGGCAGAAGTGAAAGCCGATATGGAAAGTGATCGCCCAATGGATCGTTTGGTTTGTGGTGATGTTGGTTTTGGAAAAACGGAGGTTGCGATTCGTGCTGCTTTTAAAGCGGTAGATAATAGTAAGCAAGTTGCGGTTTTAGTTCCGACTACTATTTTAGCGTACCAGCATTATAGAACTTTTTCGGAACGATTAAAAGATATGCCGGTTACAATTGGTTACTTAAACCGATTTAGAACGGCAAAACAAAAAACGCAGACTTTAAAAGATTTAGCCGAAGGAAAACTAGATATCGTAATTGGAACGCATCAATTGGTCAATAAAAATGTAGTTTTTAAAGACTTAGGATTACTGATTGTTGATGAGGAACAAAAGTTTGGTGTAAACGTAAAAGATAAACTGAAAACCATTGCGGCCAATGTTGATACGCTGACTTTGACTGCAACGCCAATTCCGAGAACGCTTCAGTTTTCTTTGATGGCAGCTCGAGATTTATCGGTAATTACAACGCCTCCGCCAAACCGATATCCGATTGAAACGAATGTTGTTGGTTTTAATGAAGAAATTATTCGTGATGCGATTTCGTATGAAATTCAGAGAAACGGACAAGTTTTCTTCATCAATAATAGAATTGAAAATATAAAAGAAGTAGCAGGAATGATTCAGCGTTTGGTTCCAAATGCAAGAGTCGGAATTGGCCACGGACAAATGGACGGTGCCAAACTAGAAGAATTGATGTTAGGTTTCATGAATGGAGATTTTGATGTTTTGGTAGCAACAACCATTATCGAAAGTGGTTTAGACGTTCCAAATGCGAACACGATTTTCATCAATAATGCCAATAATTTCGGATTGTCAGATTTGCATCAAATGCGTGGTCGAGTAGGGCGAAGCAACAAAAAAGCATTCTGTTATTTCATCTGTCCGCCGTATTCATCAATGACCGAAGATGCTAGAAAACGTATTCAAGCACTGGAACAATTCAGCGAATTGGGAAGCGGTTTCAATATTGCGATGAAAGATTTGGAGATTCGTGGAGCAGGAGATTTATTAGGAGGAGAACAAAGCGGTTTCATCAATGAAATTGGTTTTGATACGTACCAGAAAATCATGAATGAGGCGATTGAAGAATTGAAGGAAAATGAATTCAAAGATTTATATCCAGAGGAAAATGATATCGATACCAAAGAATATGTAAAAGACATTCAAATCGATGCCGATTTTGAACTTTTATTCCCAGATGAATACATTAACAACGTTTCTGAACGTCTAGTTTTATATAACGAATTAGGAGCGATAAAAGACGAAGCGGGTTTACAGGAATTTGAGAAAAAACTAATAGACCGTTTCGGGCCATTGCCAAAACCTGCTGTTGCTTTATTAAACAGCATCAGAATAAAATGGATTGCCACGAAAGTTGGAATTGAGAAATTAGTCTTGAAACAAGGCAAAATGATTGGCTACTTCGTATCCGATCAGCAGTCCGATTATTACCAATCGGTGAAATTCAGAAACGTTTTAAACTTTGTTCAAAAACATAGCAATCTTTGTAAAATGAAAGAAAAACAAACCGTTAATGGATTACGTTTGTTATTGACTTTTGAAAATGTGAAGTCTATAAAACGGGCTTTGGAGTTGATGGAGTTGTTCGAGGAGTAA
- a CDS encoding DUF6169 family protein has protein sequence MSKQYNYTFNSDSGYYTFLTKRQIEYRVAFYEDFTLATCIGDGLELGNIYQITIDRISTEPAPFDLFVSETIKNIITTFFENTQDALIYICDDNDKKAFQRFATFERWYNKSNMTNYIIKLNNIIEFDSGSEIIKLYTSLMYHKENANLKNIEEAFNNISNTLNGEKL, from the coding sequence TTGTCAAAACAATATAATTATACTTTTAATTCTGATTCTGGTTATTACACTTTTTTAACAAAAAGACAAATCGAATACAGAGTTGCTTTCTACGAAGATTTCACACTAGCTACATGCATAGGTGATGGTTTAGAATTGGGAAATATTTATCAGATCACAATAGATAGAATTAGTACTGAACCTGCACCGTTTGATTTATTTGTTTCAGAAACAATTAAAAACATTATAACAACATTTTTTGAAAATACTCAAGATGCATTAATTTACATTTGCGATGATAATGACAAAAAAGCATTTCAAAGATTTGCTACTTTTGAAAGATGGTACAATAAAAGCAATATGACCAATTATATCATTAAGCTTAATAATATTATCGAATTTGATTCTGGTTCTGAAATTATTAAACTTTACACTTCTTTGATGTATCATAAAGAAAATGCTAATTTAAAGAACATTGAAGAGGCTTTTAATAATATCAGTAATACTTTAAATGGAGAAAAGTTATAA
- a CDS encoding glycoside hydrolase family 97 protein, whose protein sequence is MNFQSQKMLLQIRLGKKTALLFLVFATSFWLQAQEITSPDKNLSLKFELKEGGIPSYQLSYKQKSVIKPSSLGLELQNMASFMDGFTVTNTAQSSVDESWNPVLGEEKTIRNHYNELVVTLAQPKNNNRFIRIRFRLFNDGLGFRYEFPKQNDLSYFVIKEERSEFNLAGNHKIFWIPGDYDTNEYAYTTSKISEIPSLMKKATIEINAQCPIKELSVQTPSMMKSDDGLYINIHEAGLINYPAMYLEVDAVNNKMITHLAPDALGAKGYMQTDAQSPWRTIVVSDKATDILASKLILNLNEPTSYKDVSWIKPVKFIGIWWEYFVAGRSTWAFGKENNVKLTDDFTKLTPNGKHGATTERAKEYIDFASKNGFDAILIEGWNIGWEDWIGNWKEEVFDYVTAYPDFDVKAVHEYAASKGVKIIMHHETSGSATNYERRLDRAFQFMNDNGYDAVKTGYVGKIIPRGEHHDGQWMVNHYINVAKRAADYKIMIDSHEAVRPTGLNRTFPNWIAQESARGTEFESMGGLTPDHTTILPFTRLMGGPMDFTPGIFQTDLSYYGTGSNQRVNTTLVKQLAYYVTMYSPLQMAADIPGNYERFPDAFQFIKDVAVDWDNSYILEAEPGDYITIARKAKGKNEWFIGGITDENARTANISFDYLPAGKNYIATIYADAKEANWKENPQKYTVTKVIVSSKSKLKQYLAPGGGVAVSIKEGNASELKGLKKL, encoded by the coding sequence ATGAATTTTCAATCCCAAAAAATGTTGCTTCAAATTCGTTTGGGCAAAAAAACTGCACTTTTATTTTTAGTATTCGCCACTTCATTTTGGCTTCAAGCACAAGAAATAACTTCGCCAGACAAAAATCTTTCTTTAAAATTTGAATTAAAAGAAGGCGGAATTCCTTCTTACCAATTATCATACAAGCAAAAATCGGTTATTAAGCCCAGTTCTTTAGGTTTGGAACTTCAAAACATGGCCTCGTTTATGGATGGTTTTACTGTTACAAATACAGCACAATCTTCTGTTGATGAATCTTGGAATCCGGTTTTAGGTGAAGAAAAAACAATTAGAAATCATTATAACGAATTGGTTGTCACTTTGGCTCAGCCAAAAAATAACAATCGATTTATCCGAATCCGTTTTCGATTATTCAACGACGGATTAGGTTTCAGATATGAATTTCCGAAACAAAACGACCTAAGTTATTTTGTAATCAAGGAAGAACGCTCTGAATTTAATTTGGCTGGAAATCATAAAATTTTCTGGATTCCTGGAGATTATGATACCAATGAATATGCTTATACAACTTCGAAGATTTCAGAGATTCCTTCGTTGATGAAAAAAGCGACTATTGAAATCAATGCACAATGCCCAATAAAAGAATTATCTGTACAAACGCCTTCAATGATGAAATCTGATGATGGTTTGTACATCAATATTCACGAAGCTGGATTAATCAATTATCCGGCAATGTATCTTGAAGTTGATGCTGTAAACAATAAAATGATCACTCATTTAGCGCCAGATGCGCTTGGAGCAAAAGGCTATATGCAAACCGATGCACAATCGCCTTGGAGAACTATTGTAGTAAGCGATAAAGCAACAGATATTTTGGCTTCGAAATTAATTCTGAACCTAAATGAGCCGACAAGTTATAAAGATGTTTCTTGGATTAAACCAGTGAAATTCATCGGAATTTGGTGGGAATATTTTGTTGCTGGAAGAAGCACTTGGGCTTTCGGGAAAGAAAACAATGTAAAATTAACTGATGATTTTACAAAACTAACTCCAAACGGAAAACACGGCGCAACTACAGAACGCGCAAAAGAATATATTGATTTTGCCTCAAAAAATGGTTTTGATGCCATTTTGATTGAAGGATGGAACATTGGTTGGGAAGATTGGATTGGAAACTGGAAAGAAGAAGTTTTTGATTATGTAACTGCTTATCCGGATTTTGATGTAAAAGCAGTTCATGAATATGCTGCTTCAAAAGGTGTAAAAATTATTATGCATCATGAAACTTCAGGATCAGCAACTAATTATGAGCGTCGTTTAGATCGTGCTTTTCAATTTATGAATGACAATGGTTATGATGCTGTGAAAACCGGTTATGTTGGAAAAATTATTCCGCGTGGTGAACATCATGACGGACAATGGATGGTCAATCATTACATCAATGTTGCGAAACGCGCAGCCGATTATAAAATTATGATTGACAGCCACGAAGCGGTTCGTCCAACGGGTTTAAACAGAACTTTTCCAAACTGGATTGCTCAGGAATCTGCGCGGGGGACGGAGTTTGAATCGATGGGCGGATTAACTCCCGATCATACCACAATTTTGCCTTTTACAAGATTAATGGGAGGCCCAATGGACTTCACACCGGGAATTTTCCAAACTGATCTTTCCTATTACGGAACTGGAAGTAATCAACGCGTCAATACAACTTTAGTAAAACAATTGGCTTATTATGTTACCATGTACAGTCCGTTGCAAATGGCGGCTGATATTCCGGGGAATTACGAACGTTTTCCAGATGCATTTCAGTTCATTAAAGATGTAGCTGTTGATTGGGACAATAGCTATATTCTTGAAGCTGAACCGGGAGATTACATTACAATTGCTCGTAAAGCAAAAGGCAAAAACGAATGGTTTATTGGCGGCATTACTGATGAAAATGCAAGAACAGCAAACATTTCATTTGATTATTTGCCAGCTGGAAAAAACTACATAGCAACTATTTACGCTGATGCAAAAGAAGCAAACTGGAAAGAAAATCCGCAGAAATATACGGTTACTAAAGTTATCGTAAGCTCAAAAAGCAAACTAAAGCAATATTTAGCTCCAGGCGGAGGTGTTGCTGTAAGTATTAAAGAAGGAAATGCTTCTGAGTTAAAAGGATTGAAGAAGCTATAA
- a CDS encoding alpha-amylase family glycosyl hydrolase, giving the protein MKSKTNIVFILLFALAFISCSSSEDGPKTDPKPDPGTGYQQYGTAFDKVPANEDAIIYQVNIRSFSPEGNLKGVQNRLDSIRKLGANVIYLMPIYPVGQVKMAGKLGSPYSVKDYKAVNAAFGTLDDLRSLVTEAHSKNMAVILDWVANHTSWDNQWITAHSDWYQKDANGNITIPPGTNWQDVAQLNYNNNDMKNAMIDAMSYWVYNANIDGFRCDAADFVPQAFWTQAITEIRKIKNQKMIMMAEGTRVNHYDAGFDYTFGFAYFDALKKVFSETQPASYLQTESSKEYGQLDSSKRIVRYITNHDVNLSDGTPLELFGGKKGSLTAFAIASSMKSVPMIYGGQEIGYAKRIDYFDKIAIDWSIADYDMLKEYKKIIAFRNTSEALRKGKVTGYSSNEVSVFTMETTSDKVLIVANIKNKNVTYTAPTALANTTWKDALTGNSVTIGSEINLVAHQYLILKKQ; this is encoded by the coding sequence ATGAAGTCAAAAACCAACATCGTTTTCATTTTGCTGTTTGCTTTGGCATTTATTTCCTGCAGTTCTTCAGAGGATGGTCCTAAAACGGATCCAAAACCGGATCCTGGAACGGGATATCAACAATATGGAACTGCTTTTGACAAAGTCCCTGCAAACGAAGATGCCATTATTTATCAGGTAAATATCCGTTCTTTTAGTCCGGAAGGAAATCTGAAAGGAGTTCAAAACCGTCTTGATTCTATTCGGAAATTAGGTGCGAATGTAATTTACTTAATGCCAATTTATCCTGTTGGACAGGTAAAAATGGCTGGTAAATTAGGTTCTCCATATTCTGTAAAAGATTACAAAGCGGTAAATGCTGCTTTTGGAACACTTGATGACCTGCGCTCTTTGGTTACAGAAGCACATAGTAAAAACATGGCTGTCATTTTAGACTGGGTTGCCAATCATACTTCATGGGATAATCAATGGATTACAGCACATTCGGATTGGTACCAAAAAGATGCTAACGGAAATATTACAATTCCGCCGGGAACCAACTGGCAAGATGTAGCACAATTAAACTACAATAATAACGACATGAAAAATGCCATGATCGACGCTATGTCCTATTGGGTTTACAATGCCAATATTGATGGATTTAGATGTGACGCTGCCGATTTTGTTCCACAGGCTTTTTGGACGCAAGCTATCACTGAAATTCGTAAAATTAAAAATCAGAAAATGATTATGATGGCAGAAGGCACAAGAGTCAATCATTATGATGCAGGTTTCGATTACACTTTTGGTTTTGCTTATTTCGATGCATTAAAAAAGGTGTTTTCAGAAACACAGCCAGCTTCTTATTTACAAACAGAAAGCTCTAAAGAATATGGTCAATTAGACAGTTCAAAACGCATTGTTCGCTACATAACAAATCATGATGTAAATCTTTCTGACGGAACTCCGTTAGAACTTTTTGGAGGCAAAAAAGGATCTTTAACTGCTTTTGCAATTGCTTCAAGCATGAAATCTGTTCCAATGATTTATGGCGGACAGGAAATTGGTTATGCAAAACGAATCGATTACTTTGATAAAATTGCCATTGACTGGTCTATTGCTGATTATGATATGCTCAAAGAATACAAAAAAATAATTGCTTTCAGAAATACAAGCGAAGCGCTAAGAAAAGGAAAAGTTACAGGATACAGCAGCAATGAAGTAAGTGTTTTTACAATGGAAACCACTTCTGATAAAGTTTTAATTGTAGCAAACATTAAAAACAAAAATGTTACATATACTGCTCCAACAGCTTTAGCAAATACTACATGGAAAGATGCCTTAACAGGAAATTCGGTTACCATTGGATCCGAAATAAACTTAGTGGCCCACCAATATTTAATACTTAAAAAGCAATAA
- a CDS encoding SusE domain-containing protein: MKKYINKLVALLALVIVATSCDSDAELTVLKSVSFPSAITSSASKIVLKEDAADANATTISWPAVVFPIEAPVLYTVQFDLPANTSGTKAWLNAKTFEAGNDVLTKSFTVRDLNKIATDLGLQPNAEGKLAIRVVAAMDRNIYSDPIEITVTPYEKAIVFGEIYMPGDYQGWAVETAAALTAIEKGVYQGYMTAEGTALAFKLNTARTWAKFYGAGATNEDLVRMDDDNLFLPSAGSYQIKANLNTLKWSATPYSWGIVGTAQSGGWDNSTPMKYDHKTKTWKVTADLVPGALKFRLNNKWDVNYGPKDASTNTINRDDQGAYTITEAGTYDITFTIDETDPATKGYPATATCTIIKK; this comes from the coding sequence ATGAAAAAATATATAAATAAATTAGTAGCATTACTTGCATTAGTAATCGTGGCTACTTCTTGTGACTCTGATGCAGAATTAACCGTTTTAAAGTCGGTTAGTTTTCCTTCTGCAATTACATCTTCAGCAAGCAAAATTGTACTTAAAGAAGACGCAGCCGACGCTAATGCAACAACTATTTCTTGGCCTGCTGTTGTTTTCCCAATTGAAGCTCCGGTTTTATATACGGTTCAATTTGATCTTCCGGCAAATACTTCTGGCACTAAAGCGTGGTTAAATGCTAAAACATTCGAAGCAGGAAACGATGTCTTGACTAAATCTTTTACTGTTCGTGATTTGAATAAAATTGCAACTGATTTAGGATTACAACCAAATGCAGAAGGAAAATTAGCAATAAGAGTTGTTGCCGCAATGGACAGAAATATCTATTCTGATCCAATTGAGATAACAGTGACTCCTTATGAAAAAGCAATTGTTTTTGGCGAAATTTATATGCCAGGAGATTATCAAGGTTGGGCAGTTGAAACTGCTGCAGCGTTGACAGCAATCGAAAAAGGAGTTTATCAAGGCTACATGACTGCCGAAGGCACTGCATTAGCATTCAAATTAAATACTGCCAGAACGTGGGCCAAATTTTATGGAGCTGGTGCTACTAATGAAGATTTAGTGAGAATGGATGATGACAATTTATTTCTTCCGAGCGCAGGTTCATACCAAATTAAAGCAAATCTTAATACTTTAAAATGGTCTGCAACTCCATATTCTTGGGGAATTGTTGGTACAGCTCAATCTGGAGGTTGGGATAATAGTACTCCAATGAAATACGACCATAAAACAAAAACCTGGAAAGTTACTGCCGATTTAGTTCCGGGAGCTTTAAAATTCAGATTAAACAACAAATGGGACGTTAATTACGGACCAAAAGATGCATCAACAAATACAATTAACCGTGACGATCAAGGCGCTTATACAATTACAGAAGCGGGAACTTATGACATTACGTTTACTATAGACGAAACTGATCCGGCAACAAAAGGTTATCCGGCAACAGCAACTTGCACTATAATTAAAAAATAA